A single Fusarium oxysporum Fo47 chromosome IV, complete sequence DNA region contains:
- a CDS encoding origin recognition complex subunit 4 C-terminus-domain-containing protein, translating to MDSPTQDASARKRNHFQDDPVPTPPTLKKRKLDELVQGSPSTPKALNAINSAYPSDISSQNAWPPVDNNLEAPNSNPQPAAQPSQAPPPASAAPKFRPAIKLSALKGTIWDTQDAPRPVSLPKKVGPGRPRTTTAKKPPGPRGRPRKKKVPEGDEENREATQAQESADELATANGNLSVSKPTPKGILTPTKKGRPRGRPPKNVSFGAGQGRNGEVFFEDLPKKARTPRKAANSEADELVCAICIKPHSQPPNQIILCDMCDFAVHQECYGVPDIPEGDWLCKSCTQEDILKTPKKTAGVEVPAIKIAADVPDIANLEQHVRSLQRVLLDRCTGRRRLQLPGQLEAEEKVYQLVEQTVIAGEGNSMLVIGGRGCGKTTLLEKVISDVSQEHKNDFHVVRLNGFIHTDDKLALKEIWRQLGKEMQVEDDLVTRTNYADTMASLLALLSHPSEIIGTDEGVTSQSIVFVIDEFDMFASHPRQTLLYNLFDIAQSRKAPIAVIGCTTRLDVVEMLEKRVKSRFSHRYVYLSLPRNLPAYWQVCRQGLIVDSDEAEKEGINTYLEGHAEFQQYWGQKIEGLYRERSFQGLLQYHYYTTKSTSAFLTEWILPLSALSANDVTLKIPSVQGDIESLTPPDSRLHLLSTLSELDLGLLIAAARLDIVAHTDTVNLAMAYDEYSSLMGKQRVHSAAAGMLAVGGGVRVWSRGVAGIAWERLISLGLLVPAGIGGARNLGHGGLEGKMWKVDVALEEIPAAVKLNAILARWCREI from the exons ATGGATTCTCCTACCCAGGACGCAAGCGCTCGAAAGAGAAATCATTTTCAAGATGATCCTGTCCCTACTCCTCCGACCCTCAAGAAGCGAAAACTCGATGAACTTGTACAGGGATCTCCCTCGACTCCGAAAGCTCTCAATGCTATCAACTCGGCATATCCTTCTGATATATCCAGCCAAAACGCCTGGCCACCGGTGGACAACAACCTTGAGGCGCCCAACTCCAACCCGCAACCTGCAGCTCAACCATCAcaagcaccaccaccagctTCTGCAGCGCCCAAATTTCGACCAGCCATCAAACTATCTGCTTTGAAAGGCACAATATGGGACACTCAGGATGCGCCTCGTCCTGTGTCTCTCCCCAAAAAAGTAGGTCCTGGGCGACCCAGAACCACAACAGCGAAGAAACCACCAGGACCCAGGGGCAGACCacgaaagaagaaggtgCCAGAAGGGGATGAAGAGAATCGTGAAGCCACTCAAGCGCAAGAATCCGCCGACGAGTTGGCCACAGCAAATGGAAATCTATCGGTGTCGAAACCCACACCAAAGGGAATTTTGACTCCCACGAAGAAAGGCAGACCGCGAGGACGACCACCGAAAAATGTTAGCTTTGGGGCGGGCCAAGGTCGCAATGGAGAGGTTTTCTTTGAGGACCTGCCGAAGAAGGCCAGGACACCACGCAAGGCGGCCAACTCTGAAGCAGACGAGCTTGTATGCGCAATCTGCATCAAACCGCACTCCCAACCTCCGAACCAAATTATTCTATGCGACATGTGTGATTTTGCCGTTCATCAAGAATGTTACGGAGTGCCTGATATCCCTGAAGGCGATTGGCTTTGCAAGTCATGTACTCAAGAGGACATACTTAAGACGCCAAAAAAGACTGCAGGCGTAGAGGTTCCGGCCATCAAGATCGCAGCGGATGTACCTGATATTGCTAATTTGGAACAACATGTGCGATCATTACAAAGAGTTCTTCTGGACCGATGTACAGGAAGAAGACGTTTGCAGTTGCCTGGCCAGctggaggctgaggagaaggttTACCAACTTGTGGAACAAACGGTTATTGCTGGTGAAGGAAACTCGATGCTTGTCATTGGAGGGAGAGGCTGCGGAAAGACTACT TTATTAGAAAAGGTCATCTCGGATGTATCTCAGGAGCATAAGAACGACTTCCACGTCGTGAGGCTCAATGGTTTCATTCACACAGACGACAAGCTTGCGCTTAAAGAAATTTGGCGACAGCTGGGCAAGGAGATGCAGGTCGAGGATGACTTGGTGACCAGA ACAAACTATGCTGACACCATGGCGTCGTTACTGGCTCTTCTTTCACATCCGTCTGAAATTATCGGTACAGACGAGGGTGTCACGTCACAATCGATTGTGTTTGTGATTGACGAATTCGACATGTTTGCATCCCACCCTCGACAAACACTATTGTACAACTTGTTTGATATTGCACAATCACGAAAGGCGCCCATCGCCGTAATTGGCTGTACGACTCGGttggatgttgttgagatgctGGAGAAGCGAGTCAAGAGTCGATTCAGTCATCGTTACGTCTACCTCTCTCTGCCCAGGAACCTTCCAGCCTACTGGCAAGTTTGCAGACAGGGATTGATTGTTGATAGTGACGAGGCTGAAAAGGAGGGCATCAACACCTATCTTGAAGGACATGCCGAGTTCCAGCAGTATTGGGGCCAAAAGATAGAG GGCCTCTACAGAGAACGATCCTTCCAGGGCTTGCTTCAGTATCACTACTACACAACCAAGTCGACTTCGGCATTCCTCACCGAATGGATCTTGCCTCTGTCGGCTCTCTCAGCTAACGATGTCACACTCAAAATACCTTCTGTGCAAGGAGATATTGAATCCTTGACACCCCCTGATTCCAGACTTCACCTGCTGTCTACACTGTCTGAGCTGGACCTGGGACTCCTTATTGCTGCAGCGCGATTGGACATTGTCGCACACACGGACACGGTCAACCTGGCGATGGCGTATGATGAGTACAGCTCCTTGATGGGCAAACAGCGAGTGCACTCGGCAGCGGCAGGCATGCTTGCTGTAGGTGGAGGTGTACGAGTCTGGAGCCGGGGCGTGGCTGGTATTGCATGGGAACGGTTGATCTCCCTAGGATTGCTTGTGCCAGCCGGTATTGGTGGTGCCCGTAACCTAGGACATGGTGGATTGGAGGGCAAGATGTGGAAAGTCGATGTCGCACTGGAGGAGATCCCGGCAGCGGTGAAGCTGAACGCTATACTGGCGAGATGGTGTAGAGAGATTTAG
- a CDS encoding snoRNA-binding rRNA-processing protein ENP1: MPKATTPSASRQTRRHNPLEDDITATGILKNKSSKKRSKGGDDEEENFVDDRASRTILRIGRELAEEENAGKAVAKPTIDTFGYDSRFDDEAEEENRVYEDDEAWGEDEEVVEEIEVDPNDLDMYRKFMPDEEDDLLKHGWDLKPTGEEQGESVNLADLILEKIAAHEAAQERRENNLGPPDEEDYELPPKVIEVYTKVGQILSRYKSGPLPKPFKILPTIPHWEDIIAVTEPDKWSTNACYQATRIFVSSKPHVVQRFLEMVILDRVREDIYETKKLNVHLFNSLKKALYKPAAFFKGFLFPLVGSGTCTLREAHIISAVLTRISIPVLHSAAALKGLCDIAAQEASHGTEGGGATNIFIKALLEKKYALPFQVIDALVFHFLRFRSVDPASVQVGDAMSGLNEGDARTKLPVIWHQSLLAFAQRYKGDVTEDQREALLDLLLTHGHPAIGPEVRRELLAGRGRGVPLEPQGPALDGDDTMLID, translated from the exons ATGCCTAAAGCCACCACTCCCTCTGCCTCGCGGCAGACACGACGACACAACCCTCTCGAGGATGACATCACAGCCACTGGcattctcaagaacaagtcCTCAAAGAAGAGATCAAAGGGcggcgacgatgaggaggaaaaCTTTGTCGACGACCGCGCTTCCAGAACTATTCTGCGCATAGGTCGTGAGCtggccgaggaggaaaatGCTGGCAAGGCTGTCGCTAAACCTACCATTGACACCTTTGGCTACGATTCGCGATTTGacgatgaggctgaggaggaaaaCAGGGTCTATGAGGACGACGAGGCTTGGggcgaggatgaagaagttgtggAAGAGATCGAGGTTGACCCCAATGACCTTGACATGTACCGAAAATTCATGCccgatgaggaagatgaccTATTGAAGCACGGTTGGGATCTGAAGCCTACAGGAGAGGAGCAAGGCGAGAGCGTCAACCTCGCAGATCTTatcttggagaagattgCTGCTCACGAGGCGGCGCAAGAGAGGCGAGAGAACAACCTGGGGCCTCCCGATGAGGAGGACTATGAGCTTCCTCCTAAGGTTATCGAGGTCTACACCAA GGTTGGCCAAATTCTTTCTCGATACAAGTCCGGACCTCTGCCAAAGCCCTTCAAGATTCTCCCTACAATCCCTCACTGGGAAGACATCATCGCTGTCACCGAGCCCGACAAGTGGTCTACTAATGCCTGCTACCAGGCGACAAGAATCTTCGTTTCTAGCAAGCCCCATGTTGTTCAGCGATTCCTGGAAATGGTTATTCTCGACCGCGTTCGCGAAGATATCTACGAaaccaagaagctcaacgtcCACCTGTTCAACTCGCTCAAGAAGGCTCTTTACAAGCCTGCTGCTTTCTTCAAGGGCTTCCTGTTCCCTCTCGTTGGCAGTGGAACATGCACCCTCCGCGAGGCTCATATTATTTCCGCCGTCTTGACTAGAATTTCTATTCCTGTCCTTCACTCTGCCGCGGCCCTGAAGGGCCTGTGTGATATTGCTGCTCAGGAGGCGTCTCATGGAACCGAGGGTGGAGGTGCCACcaatatcttcatcaaggcccttcttgagaagaagtatGCTCTCCCCTTCCAGGTCATTGACGCTCTGGTTTTCCACTTCCTGCGATTCCGCAGTGTCGACCCTGCCTCTGTTCAGGTTGGCGACGCTATGTCAGGTTTGAATGAGGGAGATGCCAGAACAAAGCTGCCCGTTATCTGGCATCAGAGTCTGCTCGCATTTGCTCAGCGATACAAGGGTGATGTCACAGAAGATCAGCGTGAGGCCCTCCTGGATCTTCTCCTTACACACGGTCACCCGGCCATCGGACCTGAGGTGAGGAGGGAGTTGTTGGCTGGACGAGGCCGTGGTGTGCCGCTGGAGCCCCAAGGCCCAGCATTGGATGGTGATGACACTATGCTCATTGACTAA
- a CDS encoding uncharacterized protein (domain of unknown function-domain containing protein), with the protein MPTELEELVGFIANPNAQIRLLAAENLVPYSLSEPSIFKAEKLQPVKHLSFLVRDHPKIAEHAITMLVNLSSDQEVLEFLAKDEKFLGIVFDLIVSPEEANANLLAMLVANLSKWDGLKDFLKRKQEPPKELGSDQVVLNQLLDLFVKGQDGTYNKNADFDYLAYVFADLSKHADIRRHFLEEQSYDKVIPITKLKVFTEHKSDIRRKGVASTIKNVAFEVSSHPSFLSEDKIDILPYILLPIMGNEEYDVDETMDMLPDLQLLPPDKKRDSDNQNVQTHVETLTLLTTTREGRDLMRRVKVYPVIRETHSRVNDEGVQEACERLVQVLARDEEDEGKTENDVKAIEDKPEATNGRVEEVEDEDDQLVEV; encoded by the exons atgCCAACTGAACTAGAAGAG CTCGTCGGCTTCATCGCCAACCCCAACGCTCAGATTCGTCTGCTTGCTGCCGAGAACCTCGTCCCCTACTCATTGTCAGAACCCAGTATCTTCAAGGCCGAGAAACTTCAGCCAGTCAAGCATCTCAGTTTCCTAGTCCGAGACCATCCT AAAATTGCCGAACATGCCATCACAATGCTGGTCAACTTATCGAGTGACCAAGAGGTTCTCGAATTCCTTGCAAAAGACGAGAAGTTCCTCGGCATCGTATTCGATCTCATAGTG AGCCCCGAAGAGGCTAATGCCAACTTGTTAGCCATGCTTGTGGCCAACCTATCCAAGTGGGATGGCTTGAAAGATTTCCTCAAGCGAAAGCAAGAACCCCCAAAGGAACTAGGCTCAGACCAGGTTGTCCTCAACCAACTACTAGATCTATTTGTCAAGGGACAAGACGGCACATACAACAAGAACGCAGACTTTGACTATCTAGCCTACGTCTTCGCCGATCTCTCCAAGCACGCTGATATTCGAAGGCACTTCCTTGAAGAGCAGTCTTATGACAAGGTCATTCCCATtaccaagctcaaggttttCACTGAACACAAGTCCGATATTCGACGAAAAGGTGTTGCTAGCACTATCAAGAACGTTGCCTTTGAGGTTTCATCCCACCCTTCATTCTTATCTGAGGATAAGATCGATATCCTACCTTATATTCTGCTCCCTATCATGGGTAACGAGGAGTacgatgttgatgagacAATGGATATGCTGCCTGATCTCCAACTGCTACCTCCCGATAAGAAGCGAGACTCAGACAACCAAAATGTGCAGACACATGTTGAGACACTCACACTATTGACAACAACACGAGAAGGACGAGATCTCATGCGCCGAGTTAAGGTATATCCTGTCATCCGTGAGACACATTCACGAGTCAACGATGAAGGTGTTCAAGAGGCTTGTGAGCGCTTGGTGCAGGTATTGGCAcgagatgaggaagatgagggcAAGACAGAGAATGACGTTAAGGCCATTGAGGACAAGCCCGAGGCTACCAATGGACGGGtggaagaggttgaggacgaggatgaccAACTGGTTGAGGTCTAA